A single region of the Candidatus Acidiferrales bacterium genome encodes:
- a CDS encoding carboxypeptidase-like regulatory domain-containing protein — protein sequence MRSASSFLRVLMLSSVALLVSLPAWSQTSGLTGTVTDPSGAVIPGAKVTLTHEATGVTRTATTASDGGYVFSQLVPGNYKIEVTAEGFKTAVREHVPIAVGLTSTLDIHLEVGAVAETVVVEAEVSGVNTTDASIGNPFSGSQVLNLPSLNLDPSGLLSLQAGVTYVPGAAEVPGGYSGTNDVDGRGGSVNGSRSDQTNITLDGVDVNDAQFGYAFTSVLRATQASLQEFRVTTTNYNADLGRSSGAEVQLVTKSGTNNLHGLAYWAHRNELFNANDFFLNRDGVEKGKFRRHIYGLALGGPVIKDRLFLFGNWEELKEKLTSPTLRAVPSMSFRDGVLIYPCEDPSLCPGGTVSGISGSHTVPAGHYGLTPAELAAIDPLNAAGEGPNLNALAYFQQYPVPNAPGTFDRLNIVGFNFNAPFDNFFRTLILKADFNIDRNAAHTIYWRGTMHDDNLFARGPQFPDLPPNQTKVSNNKGFALGYKAVLSPNVVNTFRWGLTRVGEQTAGVRNSQFFDFRFIDSLEGLETADVANNSFGRTLPQHHFRDDLSWTRGR from the coding sequence GTGAGGTCAGCATCCTCTTTTTTACGCGTATTGATGCTGTCGAGCGTTGCGTTGCTGGTCAGCCTACCCGCTTGGTCTCAAACGAGCGGGTTGACAGGCACGGTAACTGACCCGAGCGGTGCCGTTATTCCCGGCGCCAAGGTCACTCTCACCCACGAGGCCACAGGGGTCACCCGCACTGCCACGACCGCGTCCGATGGCGGCTACGTCTTCAGCCAGTTGGTTCCCGGCAACTACAAAATCGAGGTCACGGCAGAAGGCTTCAAGACAGCCGTGCGCGAGCACGTCCCCATCGCTGTCGGTCTGACATCGACCTTGGATATCCACCTGGAAGTGGGGGCCGTGGCGGAGACGGTCGTGGTGGAGGCGGAGGTTTCCGGCGTCAATACGACCGACGCCAGCATTGGCAATCCATTCTCTGGTTCACAGGTCTTGAACCTCCCATCCCTGAACCTCGATCCGAGCGGTTTGCTGAGCTTGCAGGCCGGCGTAACCTATGTTCCGGGGGCAGCAGAGGTCCCGGGAGGATATAGCGGAACGAACGACGTCGATGGTCGGGGGGGCAGCGTCAACGGCAGCCGCAGCGACCAGACCAACATCACCCTGGACGGTGTTGACGTTAACGATGCACAGTTCGGCTACGCCTTTACCAGCGTCCTGCGGGCCACGCAAGCCTCCTTGCAGGAATTCCGCGTGACCACGACCAATTACAACGCCGACCTGGGACGTTCTTCCGGCGCCGAGGTCCAGCTTGTCACCAAGAGCGGGACGAATAATCTCCATGGCCTCGCCTATTGGGCCCATCGCAATGAGTTATTTAACGCCAATGACTTTTTCTTGAACCGGGACGGTGTGGAGAAAGGGAAGTTTCGTCGCCACATTTACGGTCTGGCTCTAGGCGGGCCAGTGATTAAAGACCGCCTCTTCCTCTTTGGTAACTGGGAGGAGCTGAAGGAGAAACTCACCTCGCCGACTCTGCGCGCTGTGCCCTCGATGTCCTTTCGGGATGGCGTCTTGATCTACCCCTGTGAAGACCCGAGCCTTTGCCCGGGCGGCACGGTCAGCGGCATCAGCGGAAGCCACACGGTCCCGGCGGGCCACTATGGCCTGACCCCGGCCGAATTGGCGGCCATCGACCCGCTCAACGCGGCTGGCGAAGGCCCCAACTTGAACGCTTTGGCTTACTTTCAGCAGTACCCCGTTCCCAATGCGCCAGGCACGTTTGACAGGTTGAACATCGTCGGCTTCAACTTTAACGCACCCTTCGATAACTTTTTCCGCACGTTGATCCTGAAGGCCGACTTTAATATTGATCGCAACGCTGCGCACACAATTTACTGGCGCGGCACGATGCATGATGACAACCTCTTCGCCAGGGGGCCGCAGTTCCCTGACTTGCCTCCCAACCAGACGAAAGTCAGCAACAACAAAGGGTTCGCTCTGGGTTACAAGGCTGTGCTCAGTCCCAACGTGGTGAACACCTTCCGTTGGGGTTTGACCCGCGTCGGTGAGCAAACCGCCGGCGTGCGCAACAGTCAGTTCTTTGACTTCCGGTTCATCGACAGTCTCGAGGGATTGGAGACCGCCGATGTTGCTAATAACAGCTTCGGCCGGACCCTGCCCCAGCATCATTTCCGTGATGATCTCAGTTGGACTCGCGGCCGCC
- a CDS encoding polymer-forming cytoskeletal protein gives MWRDSKVSSSKPTPLPMEPYPPPLARQPESGRQEGGLAAPVGVPPVIEPGAKRGEGSHLGPSLTLRGDLLAAEDLYFDGKLEGSLSVPNHCAVIGPRAQVKADIDAKEIVVHGNVQGNLRATDRVQIRVSGSVQGDIATSRIQIEDGANFRGRIEIQRPEAASAASAEAAKSRPLAPIQSGLAVKAGGEPRSPEPTQKAVKSASEL, from the coding sequence ATGTGGCGTGATAGCAAAGTTTCTTCGAGCAAGCCAACCCCGCTGCCGATGGAGCCGTATCCACCGCCGCTTGCCCGTCAGCCCGAATCGGGCAGGCAAGAAGGCGGGCTTGCCGCGCCGGTCGGCGTTCCACCGGTGATTGAACCCGGCGCCAAGCGCGGCGAAGGGTCGCACCTTGGGCCTTCGCTCACCCTTCGCGGCGACCTCCTGGCGGCCGAGGATCTCTATTTCGATGGAAAGCTCGAAGGGAGTCTTTCGGTGCCCAACCATTGCGCGGTGATCGGCCCGCGCGCCCAGGTCAAAGCGGACATAGACGCCAAAGAAATTGTCGTTCACGGCAACGTCCAAGGCAATCTGCGCGCCACCGATCGCGTTCAGATTCGGGTCAGCGGTTCGGTCCAGGGCGACATTGCCACCAGCCGGATTCAAATCGAGGATGGCGCCAACTTCCGCGGCCGCATTGAAATCCAACGGCCGGAAGCGGCATCAGCCGCCTCGGCGGAAGCGGCGAAGAGCCGACCGCTCGCCCCGATCCAATCGGGGCTCGCGGTGAAGGCTGGCGGTGAACCGCGTTCTCCCGAGCCCACTCAAAAAGCAGTGAAGTCGGCGAGCGAGTTGTAG